ATGCGTAGCTCGAGCCGGCTCCGGCAGAGCCATCCGGCGCCGGGCACGTGCGCGCGCTGGTAGGCGTCGCTCTGATCCACGCTCAGGATGGTGGCGTCGCCCAGCGCGCCCGGCGCCACGGTGGCCACGGTCGCGCCCGCCGCTTCGTATCCGAAGGGGACGACTTGGGGGTGCCCGCGCTCGATCGCCCCGCCGGCCTGCTCCCAGGCGGGCAGGCCGCCGGCCAGCACCGCGATGGCGGGGAAGCCCATGCGCTTGAGCCAGGAAGCCGTCAGCACGGAGCGCACCAGGCCGTCGCACACGAGGATGATCGACCCCGCGCGTACGGCGACGTAGTCGTCGGTGGCCTGCACGGCCTGGCCGCCCGGCGCCCAGACGGCGCCGGCGACGTGACCCGCCGCGTACTCTTCCGACGTGCGCACGTCGAGGATGAAGACGTTCTCCTGCGGGTGCCGCTCCCGGAGACGCCCGAGGTCGTCCGGCGAGACGAAACGGATCTCGTCCGCCGCCGCGATACGCTTGGCGGCCAGCGTCGCCCCGGCCCGGCTGCGCGCGGAGGCCGGCGGCGCCCAGCGGCTGGCGCCGCGCTCGAGCCGGAGCCCCGCCAGCTCCCAGCCCATCGTGCCGTTCTCGAGCGCCACCACGGGGTTGGGCAGCCCCATCCGCCGCAGCGATTCGGCCCCGATGAAGGAGCGCGTGCGGCCGCCGCAGTGGACGACGATCGTGCTGTCGGGCCGCTGCACCAGCTCGCCGATCCGCAACACCAGCTCGCCGCCCGGCACGCTGACGGCG
The Candidatus Methylomirabilota bacterium genome window above contains:
- a CDS encoding rhodanese-like domain-containing protein, translated to MRISPTELASLMRSDTPHAVLDLRERGAYERGHIFRATSLPRRLLEFRLARLVTAWPTTPVVIYDDDGGRLAELARPALADMGYADVRVLSGGLDGWRAAGRPIVEGVNVPSKVFGERVLHEMKTPQMSPQELQARRQQGADLVIVDARTPEEYARGCVPGAVSVPGGELVLRIGELVQRPDSTIVVHCGGRTRSFIGAESLRRMGLPNPVVALENGTMGWELAGLRLERGASRWAPPASARSRAGATLAAKRIAAADEIRFVSPDDLGRLRERHPQENVFILDVRTSEEYAAGHVAGAVWAPGGQAVQATDDYVAVRAGSIILVCDGLVRSVLTASWLKRMGFPAIAVLAGGLPAWEQAGGAIERGHPQVVPFGYEAAGATVATVAPGALGDATILSVDQSDAYQRAHVPGAGWLCRSRLELRIGDLVPDNSGPLIVTCADGLHSTLAAVTLSRLGYTRVSVLDGGTRAWIAAGLPAESGPTRMLDEPDDVVLKPYDKGRQAMEAYLRWEEALDPEGRSPYTLTR